One Malaclemys terrapin pileata isolate rMalTer1 chromosome 9, rMalTer1.hap1, whole genome shotgun sequence DNA window includes the following coding sequences:
- the NCBP2AS2 gene encoding protein NCBP2AS2 codes for MVLRRLLFTLLNNPRLIEKLSESRPIRVAAQVTASALTRAQLGGREAARRLLREGGLARLRETFLRELKDGARAQDWPRPPGNRRDGSGRGRGSQ; via the coding sequence ATGGTGCTGCGGCGCCTGCTCTTCACGCTGCTCAACAACCCGCGGCTCATCGAGAAGCTGTCGGAGTCGCGGCCGATCCGCGTGGCGGCCCAGGTCACTGCCTCGGCCCTGACCCGGGCCCAGCTCGGGGGTCGGGAGGCGGCGCGGCGCCTGCTGCGGGAGGGGGGCCTGGCCCGCCTGCGGGAGACCTTCCTGCGTGAGCTAAAGGATGGGGCTCGGGCCCAGGACTGGCCCCGACCTCCTGGGAACAGGCGGGACGGGAGCGGACGCGGACGCGGAAGCCAGTGA
- the PIGZ gene encoding GPI mannosyltransferase 4, which translates to MFLIVQVCDFAQTSFSSGKWNELRMSAKTFWGILALLRIFWCLLPQTGYLHPDEFFQSPEVMAGDILDLQVYYPWEFLSSSPCRTVVFPLITSGITYWMIKSLQRLGMWSNGINSYTLLVSPRLLLTTFSFILDYSVYRLAPFWGADRWNALVLLAGSYVTLVFYTRTFTNTLEGLLFALLMVLVSPKAVGYGTDISQAKPTSSSLIGIITVAGFFNRPTFLAFALMPLLYWAVLNATSQHSIKTIANHLLKLVSSTAFTAIIFTAADTLYFTSIGSEISLYSIKKNGLLSTIAQINQNVIVTPFNFLRYNLNPHNLAQHGIHPRLTHFAVNGIMLFGILHILAISVGLKMLKINIHQLSWIRLHNHRPPTMLVLAKGNPTLLLFYFVPLAFLSLFNHQEPRFLIPLILPLVLLITPQNRTLKWKPIIIIFNVLGALLFGCLHQGGLIPCLSHLEQLIHSTESLNHPAHYTLLFAHTYMPPRFLLSINKRDPLVEIIDMAGTEQNTLCQTLGQLANNIACGTRETDKERTCHFFVITPGTVRTTIQKCGVLFKNETLIFPHLTMEDPPQISFLFSEKWRSQLGLYILQIDRNEQSI; encoded by the exons ATGTTTCTAATAGTCCAAGTCTGTGACTTTGCCCAGACGTCATTCAGTTCTGGCAAGTGGAATGAACTTAGGATGTCAGCCAAGACTTTTTGGGGGATTCTTGCTCTGCTCCGAATTTTCTGGTGTCTTCTTCCTCAGACAGGTTACCTTCATCCTGATGAATTCTTCCAATCACCTGAGGTCATGGCAG GAGATATTTTAGACCTACAAGTCTATTATCCCTGGGAATTCCTTTCCAGTTCTCCTTGTAGAACAGTTGTGTTCCCATTAATTACATCTGGCATTACCTACTGGATGATCAAGTCTTTGCAACGGCTGGGCATGTGGTCAAATGGCATCAACAGCTACACCCTTCTTGTGTCACCTCGCCTTCTCCTCACCACCTTTTCTTTCATACTTGACTATAGCGTGTATCGGCTAGCTCCTTTCTGGGGTGCAGATCGGTGGAACGCCCTGGTTCTGCTTGCTGGGTCCTATGTCACACTAGTATTTTACACGAGAACATTTACTAACACACTTGAAGGACTTCTGTTTGCCCTGCTGATGGTACTAGTATCTCCAAAAGCAGTTGGTTATGGAACAGACATCAGCCAGGCGAAACCTACCAGTAGCAGTCTCATAGGGATTATAACAGTTGCTGGGTTTTTCAACAGGCCAACTTTTCTGGCATTTGCTTTAATGCCACTGCTTTACTGGGCAGTTTTAAATGCCACTTCTCAGCACAGCATTAAAACTATTGCAAACCACCTCTTGAAGCTTGTTTCAAGCACAGCTTTCACTGCCATCATCTTCACAGCAGCTGACACATTATATTTTACCTCCATTGGATCAGAGATTAGCCTATACAGCATTAAAAAGAATGGCCTGTTAAGCACCATAGCTCAAATAAATCAGAATGTAATAGTGACCCCTTTTAATTTTCTCCGCTATAATCTTAATCCCCATAATCTTGCACAgcatgggattcacccaagattAACTCATTTTGCAGTCAATGGGATAATGCTCTTTGGGATCCTGCACATTCTGGCTATCAGTGTTGGTTTGAAAATGCTGAAAATAAACATCCATCAATTATCATGGATCAGACTACATAATCATAGGCCACCTACAATGTTGGTGCTTGCCAAGGGCAATccaacattattattattctattttgttCCTTTGGCATTCCTTTCCCTGTTCAACCACCAAGAACCTCGATTCCTCATTCCTCTTATTTTACCACTAGTCCTATTGATCACACCGCAGAATAGAACCCTGAAGTGGAAACCCATCATTATTATTTTCAATGTTCTTGGTGCCCTTTTGTTTGGGTGCTTACACCAGGGAGGGCTGATCCCATGCCTGTCTCATTTAGAACAGCTCATACATTCTACAGAGTCCCTGAACCATCCAGCACACTATACTCTACTCTTTGCTCACACCTATATGCCTCCCAGGTTTCTGCTCAGTATCAATAAGAGAGACCCACTAGTAGAAATAATTGATATGGCTGGAACTGAACAAAACACCCTCTGCCAAACTCTGGGACAATTAGCAAACAACATTGCCTGTGGGACTAGAGAGACTGATAAAGAAAGAACTTGTCATTTTTTTGTTATAACCCCCGGTACAGTCAGAACAACAATACAAAAATGTGGGGTTCTGTTCAAGAATGAGACATTAATATTTCCACACTTGACAATGGAAGATCCACCACAAATATCCTTTCTATTCAGTGAAAAATGGAGAAGTCAGTTAGGACTATACATCCTTCAGATAGACAGAAATGAACAGAGCATTTAG